The Benincasa hispida cultivar B227 chromosome 9, ASM972705v1, whole genome shotgun sequence genome has a segment encoding these proteins:
- the LOC120086954 gene encoding protein FAR1-RELATED SEQUENCE 6-like: MGEPSLTSDQSPHVEHSDIHKEGDEDAPISELDGYHGRKEFVAPAVGMEFESYEDAYNYYNCYAKEVGFRVRVKNSWFKRNSREKYGAVLCCSSQGFKRIKDVNRLRKDTRTGCPAMIRMRLVDSQRWRILEVSLEHNHLLGSKIYKSIKKMNGGAKRKIQLSSDAEDRTIKLYRALVIDAGGSGTSDSSVKKVRIFPDHPNHLNLKKGDSQAIYNYLCRMQLTNPNFYYLMDLNDEGRLRNMIWVDARSRAACAFFGDVVCFDNSYLSNKYEIPLVAFVGINHHGQSVLLGCGLLAGETTESYTWLFRAWLSCTSGRSPQTIITDRCKHLQAAIAEVLPKSQHRFGLSYIMKKVPEKLGGLRNYDAIRKAFNKAVYETLKVIEFDSAWGFMIQRFGISDHEWLRSLFEDRGRWAPVYLKDTFFAGMSSMRRGEKLNPFFNKYVHKQTPLKEFLDKYELALQKKHKEEASADIESRNSSPALKTRCTFELQLSKVFTREIFTKFQFEVEEMYSCFSTTQLQVDGPLVIFLVKERVVSEGNRREIREYEVLYNRTAGEVRCICSCFNFYGYLCRHALCVLNFNGVEEIPSRYVLSRWKKDYKRLYVSDHETNVADDNELVQWFNQLYKSALQVVEEGVISLDHYKAALQAFEESLSKVHEAEEKH, translated from the coding sequence ATGGGAGAACCCTCTCTTACCAGTGACCAATCACCTCATGTGGAACACAGTGACATTCATAAAGAGGGAGATGAAGATGCCCCAATTTCAGAGTTAGATGGTTATCATGGAAGGAAGGAATTTGTTGCACCCGCTGTCGGAATGGAATTTGAATCTTATGAAGATGCTTACAATTACTATAATTGTTATGCTAAGGAAGTTGGTTTTCGTGTCAGAGTGAAGAATTCATGGTTTAAGCGGAATAGTAGGGAAAAGTATGGTGCGGTACTTTGTTGCAGCAGCCAAGGTTTCAAAAGAATTAAAGATGTCAACCGATTACGGAAGGATACCAGAACTGGTTGTCCTGCAATGATCAGGATGAGGCTCGTGGACTCACAAAGATGGAGGATTCTTGAAGTTTCACTTGAGCATAACCATTTATTAGGGTCTAAGATTTACAAGtcgataaagaagatgaacggTGGTGCTAAGAGGAAGATACAATTAAGCTCTGATGCAGAAGATCGAACTATCAAATTGTATCGAGCACTTGTGATTGATGCTGGTGGCAGTGGGACATCAGATTCTAGTGTCAAAAAAGTTAGGATTTTTCCTGACCATCCAAATcatttaaaccttaaaaaagGTGATTCGCAAGCCATTTATAACTACCTATGCCGCATGCAGTTGACTAACCCGAATTTCTATTACTTGATGGATCTCAATGACGAAGGTCGCCTACGTAATATGATTTGGGTTGACGCTCGATCAAGAGCTGCATGTGCTTTTTTCGGTGATGTTGTTTGCTTTGACAATTCATATTTGTCTAATAAATATGAGATTCCCCTTGTGGCATTTGTTGGAATAAATCACCATGGTCAATCAGTGCTGCTTGGTTGTGGCCTCTTGGCTGGTGAGACAACAGAATCTTATACTTGGTTATTTAGAGCTTGGCTGTCATGTACATCGGGCCGCTCTCCTCAAACAATTATTACGGATAGGTGCAAGCATTTGCAAGCTGCAATTGCAGAAGTATTGCCAAAGTCTCAACATCGCTTTGGTTTGTCATATATCATGAAGAAAGTGCCCGAGAAGCTGGGAGGACTGCGGAATTATGATGCCATCAGAAAGGCATTTAATAAAGCAGTTTATGAAACTCTGAAGGTCATTGAATTTGACTCTGCTTGGGGATTCATGATCCAGCGATTTGGAATTAGCGACCATGAATGGCTTAGATCTCTATTTGAAGATCGAGGTCGGTGGGCTCCTGTTTATTTGAAAGACACATTTTTTGCTGGAATGTCTTCCATGCGTCGAGGGGAGAAGCTAAATCCCTTTTTTAATAAGTATGTCCACAAACAAACCCCGTTGAAAGAATTTCTTGACAAGTACGAACTGGCTTTACAAAAGAAGCACAAGGAAGAAGCCTCTGCCGACATAGAATCAAGAAACTCTTCCCCCGCTTTAAAAACAAGATGTACTTTTGAGTTGCAGCTCTCTAAAGTGTTTACTAGAGAAATATTCACAAAATTCCAGTTCGAAGTTGAAGAAATGTATTCATGCTTCAGCACAACACAGTTACAAGTTGATGGTCCGTTGGTCATATTCTTGGTGAAGGAACGCGTAGTGAGCGAGGGTAACAGGAGGGAGATTCGAGAATACGAGGTTCTTTACAACAGAACAGCAGGCGAGGTTCGTTGTATATGCAGTTGCTTTAACTTCTATGGATACCTATGTCGCCATGCCTTGTGTGTACTTAATTTCAACGGGGTCGAGGAGATTCCTTCTAGGTACGTCTTATCGCGATGGAAGAAGGATTATAAGAGATTGTATGTTTCGGATCATGAAACCAATGTTGCTGATGATAACGAGCTCGTGCAATGGTTCAATCAGCTGTACAAAAGTGCCTTGCAAGTTGTAGAAGAAGGTGTAATTTCTCTTGACCATTACAAAGCTGCATTGCAAGCCTTTGAGGAATCATTAAGTAAGGTTCATGAAGCAGAAGAGAAACATTAA
- the LOC120084639 gene encoding uncharacterized protein LOC120084639 — MKFKAYLTDNGVNLLEKRFLPALDKMGKICHFYLTRDYVIFLHNLLNGDGIQSIAQFRKEALFDDYRISSQNDDRIAFTIDISLLHRAVRSSVSICCSEFGNGPTGNRLQIKLVKKLPLNCTQPMPFLTFETKGYKSAVIQDVPISKPMSRAQVLELQTALDMAQDLPQTLVQVPDLNQLQNFVDRMKNVGDLLNVSISKYGDLHVQISTTLITLGAEYRKLFVIGEQANAPAEDQNLSAQTRSTRAVLRGDAQSVQVSVKHFAKSLQYHLAKPDCTFYGIAPQGACLTVIFQFFIPGSRQTDKSISLHCRLPVLDPGTS, encoded by the coding sequence ATGAAGTTTAAGGCATATCTAACTGATAATGGGGTAAATCTTCTGGAGAAGAGGTTTCTAcctgccctagacaagatgggCAAGATATGTCATTTCTATTTGACTAGAGATTATGTTATCTTCCTGCATAACCTTCTTAATGGTGATGGAATTCAATCAATTGCTCAGTTTCGTAAAGAAGCTTTGTTTGATGATTACCGAATCTCCAGCCAGAATGATGATCGCATTGCATTTACCATAGACATTTCCCTTCTCCACCGTGCCGTTCGTAGTAGTGTTAGCATCTGTTGTTCTGAATTCGGTAATGGTCCAACAGGAAATCGTCTCCAAATAAAGTTGGTGAAGAAGTTGCCTCTGAATTGCACCCAACCAATGCCTTTCCTTACATTTGAGACTAAAGGTTATAAGTCTGCTGTCATTCAGGATGTACCAATCTCAAAGCCCATGTCAAGAGCTCAAGTTCTTGAACTTCAAACTGCTCTAGATATGGCACAAGATTTGCCTCAGACGCTTGTGCAGGTTCCTGATCTTAACCAGTTACAGAACTTTGTGGATCGAATGAAGAATGTTGGGGATTTGCTGAATGTCTCCATAAGCAAGTATGGTGATTTACATGTGCAGATTTCTACTACGTTGATTACCCTTGGTGCTGAGTATCGAAAATTATTTGTCATAGGGGAACAAGCAAATGCTCCAGCTGAAGATCAAAATCTAAGTGCTCAGACTAGATCAACCAGGGCAGTATTGAGGGGGGATGCTCAATCTGTACAGGTGAGTGTGAAGCACTTTGCCAAGAGTCTTCAGTATCACTTGGCCAAGCCAGATTGCACTTTCTATGGCATTGCTCCTCAGGGTGCTTGCTTGACGGTGATATTTCAGTTCTTCATTCCTGGCTCTCGACAGACTGATAAATCAATCAGTCTACATTGCCGGCTTCCTGTTCTTGACCCTGGAACAAGTTAA
- the LOC120084638 gene encoding LOW QUALITY PROTEIN: putative pentatricopeptide repeat-containing protein At3g15930 (The sequence of the model RefSeq protein was modified relative to this genomic sequence to represent the inferred CDS: deleted 1 base in 1 codon), producing the protein MVFLDIFGTIIILPLIIIEHQVWDSSVVKDICFATLHASSGAFQDSIASSSCQKFQANGHHATTFSTSNPISPSTHPVISLVQTCKSMDQLQQIHCQAIKTGLNANPVLQNRLMSFCCTHECGDLKYAHHLFDEIPEPNLFIWNTMIRGYSRLDSPQLGVSLYVEMLRRGFEPDRYTFPFLFKGFTRDIALEYGRELHGHVLKHGLQSNVFVHTALVQMYLLCGQLDTARGVFDVFSKADVIAWNMMISAYKKAGEFEESIRLFLGMEEKKVLPTTVTLVLILSACSKLKDLKTGKQVDSYVKNCKVESNLVLENALIDMYAACGEMDAALEIFRSMNDRDIISWTTIVSGFTNMGEIDVARNYFDKMPEKDYVSWTAMIDGYIRLNRFKEALELFRNMQATNVKPDEFTMVSILTACAHLGALELGEWIRTYIDRNKINNDTFVRNALIDMYFKCGNVEKAESIFREMCQRDKFTWTAMIVGLAVNGRGEKALDMFSEMLKASIMPDEITYIGVLSACTHTGMVDKGREYFLSMTTQHGIEPNIAHYGCLVDLLARAGHLKEAHEVIENMPMKPNSIVLGGLLGGCRVYREANMAEMVVKQILELEPENGAVYVLLCNIYAACKRWNELRELRQMMMDKGIKKTPGCSLIEMNGTVHEFVAGDRSHPQTKQIDAKLDKMTQELKSAGYSPDISEVFLDIAEEDKENSVFRHSEKLAIAFGLINSPSGVTIRVVKNLRMCTDCHNMAKLVSKVHNREVIVRDRTRFHHFKHGLCSCKEYW; encoded by the exons ATGGTTTTTTTAGATATATTTGGAACAATTATAATTCTACCTCTTATCATCATTGAACACCAAGTGTGGGATAGCTCAGTTGTGAAAGACATTTGTTTTGCAACGCTGCATGCCAGCTCCGGTGCCTTTCAGGACTCTATTGCATCATCATCATGTCAAAAATTTCAAGCAAATGGCCACCAT GCCACCACCTTCTCAACTTCAAACCCCATTTCTCCATCCACCCATCCTGTAATCTCTCTTGTCCAGACCTGCAAATCCATGGACCAGCTTCAGCAAATCCATTGTCAAGCAATAAAAACAGGTCTCAATGCTAACCCAGttctgcaaaacagacttaTGTCCTTTTGTTGTACTCATGAATGCGGTGACTTGAAATATGCACATCACCTGTTTGATGAAATTCCCGAACCGAATTTGTTCATCTGGAACACCATGATCAGAGGCTACTCCCGGTTGGATTCTCCTCAGCTCGGAGTTTCTTTGTATGTGGAAATGTTGAGGAGAGGTTTTGAGCCTGATCGTTACACCTTCCCTTTCCTGTTCAAGGGATTTACAAGAGACATTGCATTGGAATATGGAAGAGAGCTTCATGGCCATGTTCTGAAGCATGGACTTCAGTCTAATGTCTTTGTTCACACTGCTTTGGTGCAAATGTATCTTTTGTGTGGCCAACTTGATACGGCTCGTGGGGTTTTCGATGTTTTTTCTAAAGCTGATGTGATTGCTTGGAATATGATGATTTCTGCTTACAAGAAAGCTGGTGAGTTTGAGGAATCAATAAGACTTTTTCTTGGTATGGAGGAAAAAAAAGTGCTGCCCACCACAGTGACCCTTGTTTTAATCCTGTCGGCTTGCTCCAAGTTGAAGGATTTAAAAACTGGGAAGCAGGTCGATAGTTATGTGAAGAACTGCAAGGTTGAGAGCAATTTGGTTCTTGAAAATGCTCTGATCGATATGTATGCTGCTTGTGGGGAAATGGATGCTGCCCTTGAGATATTCAGGAGTATGAATGACAGAGATATCATTTCTTGGACGACCATTGTATCTGGCTTTACCAACATGGGAGAAATTGATGTTGCTCGGAACTACTTCGACAAGATGCCAGAGAAAGACTATGTTTCATGGACTGCCATGATCGATGGATACATCCGTTTGAACCGATTCAAAGAAGCATTGGAGCTATTCCGCAATATGCAAGCAACCAATGTAAAGCCTGATGAGTTCACTATGGTCAGTATTCTGACTGCTTGTGCACATCTAGGGGCCCTCGAGTTAGGAGAATGGATAAGGACTTACATCGACCGGAACAAGATCAATAATGACACATTTGTTAGAAATGCATTAATAGACATGTACTTCAAGTGTGGAAATGTTGAGAAAGCAGAAAGCATATTCAGAGAGATGTGCCAGAGAGACAAGTTTACATGGACAGCCATGATAGTTGGCCTTGCAGTCAATGGCCGTGGTGAGAAAGCTCTTGATATGTTTTCTGAAATGCTAAAAGCTTCAATTATGCCAGATGAGATTACTTACATCGGCGTTCTTTCTGCTTGTACACACACTGGCATGGTAGACAAAGGACGAGAGTATTTTCTTAGTATGACAACACAACATGGCATTGAACCCAATATCGCACACTACGGTTGTCTGGTCGATCTTCTTGCTCGAGCCGGTCATCTAAAAGAAGCCCACGAAGTCATTGAGAACATGCCAATGAAACCCAATTCCATTGTCTTGGGGGGTCTTCTAGGTGGTTGTAGAGTTTATAGAGAAGCCAATATGGCTGAAATGGTTGTGAAGCAGATTCTTGAGTTGGAGCCTGAGAATGGTGCTGTCTATGTTCTCCTGTGTAATATATATGCAGCTTGCAAGAGATGGAATGAGCTGCGAGAATTGAGACAGATGATGATGGACAAAGGAATCAAGAAAACACCAGGTTGCAGTTTGATAGAGATGAATGGCACAGTCCACGAATTCGTAGCTGGGGACCGATCACACCCTCAAACCAAACAAATTGATGCTAAGCTAGACAAAATGACCCAAGAACTGAAATCTGCGGGGTATTCACCTGATATCTCAGAAGTGTTCCTTGACATAGCAGAAGAGGATAAAGAGAACTCAGTCTTTCGTCACAGTGAGAAGTTGGCCATTGCTTTTGGACTCATCAATTCCCCGTCTGGGGTCACGATTAGAGTCGTGAAGAACCTTCGAATGTGCACGGATTGTCACAATATGGCGAAGTTAGTCTCAAAGGTGCATAATAGAGAAGTAATTGTTAGGGACAGAACCAGATTCCACCATTTCAAACATGGTTTATGTTCGTGTAAAGAGTACTGGTGA